The nucleotide sequence ATGATTCCTGTCCTGCCGTTTGTCTGACATATCCGAAAGCTGGAGGAGTGTTAGTTTTGCCTGTGAAAAGATCTGCCTTGACTTCTGCCGCTGCGTATTTTTCTGCTGTAGTAAGCAGGTTTGCTTCGTCGGTGTTTTCCGCCTGTTGCATGTTCTGTCCAGTTATTGCTCTTTGTTCTCCGACCCGAACCGGATGTGGAGAAGCAGCAATATCTGCTGAATGCTGACTCATCCTCATCGTTTCAGTAATCCCGGAGTCTTCATTTGCCGTTTTTTTCTTCCGCTGAAAATGTGCTTCGGGAGCGGCATGCGCATTGGTCATATTATGTGAAATTCCGCCTGCTTCAGCTTTATGTTTTGGAGCATCCCCTCCTGCAAAACCTTCCTTGCTTTCAGGTCCAATGAATTCACCAGCTCCGTTTTGAACCTTTACTACTGTTTTTTCAGGATAATCAGCCTGCTCAGCCGCAGTTTCTGTTTCTTTTATCAAAAACCTGCCTAACCCGGTTTTAGTCTGTTCAGAAATCGTGTGTTCCGCAGCCGGCATAAGCGGCTGGAGGCCATTTACAGTTCCTTCAGGCATGACGGCTTCATTTACTGCCAGTTGCTTGATAAGCTCTTTGAATGCATCTGCCAATTCGGGATCCGCGTATTCATTTTTCTCATTAAACGAGTCAACTTGTCCGCCTGTCTCAGTACTTCCTGCCGCCCCGGCAGAACCGAGCAGTAAAGATAAAAAGGAAACCTGTACCCCTGAACCCGTCTTGCCGTCATTGTTCATGACCGAAACCGGGCCTGCCGAAAACGTAATTTTCAACCTGCATCCCCCTTGTCTCTTGCAAACTAGGAATCTGAAAGCATATTTGTATATTTAGCGGCGTCTTCCGGACTCATTTTTTCCAAAACAGAAATAACTTGTTCATCACCAATAGCTTTCAGAATCTTTAATGCTTCTTCATCAGAAAGCAGCGGAATGATCGCCGCGGCTTTTTTACTTGTCATTTTATTGTAAAGTTTGGCGATGTCCCGTCCGTTTTCCTCTTCGGCTGCTGCCGCTTTCAGCTGTTCTTCCATGGATCTAATTTCCTGGCTCAGCCGCTGAATCTCTTCCTCTTTTAAGTCCCTGTCATTTTCAAGGGCAGCTATATCCTGCTGCTGTCGTTTTATTTCCGATTTTTGAAGCTCATTTTCTTCCTTGAGTTCCTTTTCTGCAGAAGACTCTGCATGACCGGATGTTTTCTGTTCTGCGGGGATTCCCGGCAGAAGTGCGGCAGTTTCTTTTAGTTTTCCGGTTACGTCAATTCCCGCAACAGTTAAAATGACCGCAATGAAGGTTACCGTAAAAAAGAAAGGGATGATGACAACAAAGAGCAGCCATTGGAATTTTCCAGTTTCTTTTTCATCGTTTTTCACTTTCACTTTTCACCTAATTCCCCCGCACGGCATAAGACTGGACAGAAAGATCGTCCATACTCTTGATTTCAGTGTCTTTCACCCAGCGCACATAGACTTCGCGGTGTTTTTCTTTCATTTTTTCGTACTTTTTTACTTCTATATTTTTTTCTGTGAGAACTTGCTGCTTTTCATTCATTCTCTCCCTTGCTGCTGCTGTGAGATTCTGATAGTGTGAAATTGTTTTTTCAAGATTTGATACAAACTGCTGAAAGTGCCGGATTTCCTGAACCGGCATGCCCGAATTCAGCTGAAAGAGCGTTTTTTCTTCAAGCACTTCTTTTTTCTTCAGGCATGTATACAGCTTTTCAGCAGCCTTCTCAAAGTCTGCTACCGATAACTGATAAGCTTCAAGAGACTGATCTTTTTCCATTTCTTTAAGTTCAAGAATTTTTTGAAACCTGTAAGCGTATTTCACGTGTTATCTCCTATTTCAATCAGTGATTGCAGGTATTCCGCACTTTGTTCAAATGAGATTTTTTCGTGCACATCCTGCTTCAGAAAAGAAAGGATCTTCGGATAATACCTGATCGCTTCGTCAATTTCTCTGCTGGTTCCGCGCTTGTATGCGCCTATGTTAATTAAGTCCTCAGAGTTTAAATAGACAGCAAGCAGATCCCTTAGCTTTGAAGCGTTTTTCTTTTGTTCAGCAGGGACAATCTGGCTCATCACACGGCTGATGCTTTTCAGCACATTGACTGCAGGAAATTGCCCTTTATTTGCAAGATTTCTGTCAAGAACGATGTGGCCGTCAAGAATTCCTCTTACCGTGTCTGAAATCGGCTCATTCAGATCATCCCCGTCAACCAATACTGTATAAAAAGCGGTAATGGAGCCATGTTCATTTGTTCCGGTCCGTTCAAGAAGCTTCGGGAGGACGGCAAAGACACTAGGCGTGTACCCTTTTGTGGTCGGAGGCTCTCCTGCTGCAAGGCCAATTTCCCTTTGCGCCATGGCAACACGGGTGACAGAATCCATCATCAGCATCACATTTAACCCTTTATCTCTGAAATATTCTGCGATTGCAGTAGCTGTATAAGAAGCCTTCAGTCTCATCAGGGCAGGCTGATCAGATGTAGCAGCCACAATAATGGACCTTTTGAGTCCTTCTTCACCAAGGTCTTTTTCAATAAATTCACGAACTTCCCGCCCGCGTTCACCTATGAGGGCAATGACATTCAGGTCTGCTTTTGTGTTTCTTGCAATCATTCCGAGAAGCGTGCTTTTTCCAACACCGCTTCCTGCAAAAATGCCGACACGCTGTCCTTTTCCAACTGTCAAAAGACTGTCAATAACTCTGACCCCAACTTCCATCGTCTCATTGATTGGCGGACGGTTCATAGGGTTTGGCGGATTTTGTTCAGCTGATATTGGCGTCAGGCCTTTTGGCAGCGGTGATTGATTAAAGGGAAGACCGAATGCATCAACTGTCTGGCCGATCAGCCCCATTCCCGCTTTGATCTTCAGAGGCTCGTTTGTTGCTTCAACAAGACTTCCGGGTGAGATCTGATTCACATGCTCAAACGGCATCAACAGAACATATTCATCTCTGAAACCTACTACTTCTGCAGCTATTTTCATTTCCTTAGAAGTACCCGTATGAATGTAGCAAAGGTCGCCAATTGAGCTTTCCGGACCTTTGGATTCAATCATCAGCCCGATTACCTTGCTTACTTTTCCATATATTTTAAATGAATCCATTGAATCTATCTTTAGAAGCAAGTCTGCTGCTTTCAAACCGTCAATCCTCCCCAATCAGCTGAAGCATGCTTTTTTTCAGCTGATTCAGCTGGGCATCAACGCCGGCATCCATTGTGCCGGCAGGAGATTCAATCACGCAGCTTCCTTCCTGAAGACTTTCGTCAGGATAAATGAACAGATCGGCCCTGGAAAGCAACACATCTTCCAGCTCGCTTTTTTGCTTGAGAAGCCTGCTGTAATAAAGCGGGTTAACGAACACTTTTATTTCCGGATGTTCTCTGACTTCATGCAAAGCTTTTTTAACTAGTTCGGCAAAGCAGGCAGGATGCTCTTCAAGCTTGATGAACATGATTTTTTCAGAAAGCTTCACAGCCAGATTAATAATGGTATCTTCTGATTGGGACACTTTTTCTATGTAATCCTCTTTTGCCTGATCCACAATGGTTTTTGCCTCTGAGAGAAAGGAGCTGTATTGCTGCAGGGATTCCTGTCTGCCCGCCTCAAAACCGGCTTGAAACCCTTCCTCTCTTGCCTCTAGTTCTTGCTGTTTTTTTTCACTGATCCATTTTTCCTGCTCGTCTTGTGCCTGCTTTAGAATTCTGTCTGCCTGAACTCTGGCATGTTCCAGCAGCTGATCAGCGTCTGCTTTTGCCTGATGCATGACCATCTCGGGATTTATTTTCTCAGCTGGTGCGGACAAGACCGTTCTTAGAATTATGGCTTTTTTGCCCTGTTCTGCTGCGGCTCGGTCTGATTTAATTAAATTAGACAATGACATCATCCCCCCCGCCGCGGGCAATGACGATTTCTCCTGCATCCTCAAGTCTGCGGATAACAGAGACAATGCGTGATTGTGCTTCTTCTACATCCCGAAGTCTGACTGGACCCATAAACTCCATTTCTTCTTTAAACGTGTCTGCCATTCTCTTGGACATGTTCTTGAACACAATTTCCTTCACTTCTTCGCTTGCGACTTTAAGCGACAGCATCAGATCTTCGTTTTCTACATCCCTGATGACGCGCTGAATGGCCCTGCTGTCGAGTGTGACAATATCCTCAAAAACAAACATCCGTTTTTTGATTTCTTCTGCAAGCTCAGGATCCTGAATTTCAAGAGAATCAAGGATGGTCTTTTCTGTACTGCGGTCAACACCGTTCAGCACCTCAACAACCGCTTCCACTCCGCCTGTCTGCGTATAATCCTGTGTGACAGCAGAAGAGAGCTTTCTCTCAAGGACCTGTTCCACTTCATTGATAATTTCCGGTGAGGTCCTGTCCATTTTAGCAATCCTTATTGCAATATCCGCCTGCTGCTGATGCGGCAGACCGGACAGGATCTGTCCTGACTGTACCGGATCAAGGTAGGAGAGAATGAGCGCAATCGTTTGCGGGTGCTCTCCCTGAATAAAATTAAAGATTTGGGCCGGGTCAGCTTTTCTCGCAAAATCAAACGGCTTTACCTGCAAGGAAGATGTAAGCCGGTGGATAATGCTTGAAGCCCGCTCTTCTCCAAGCGCTTTTTCAAGAATTTGTTTCGCATATGAAATGCCGCCCTGGGAAATGAATTCCTGAGCCATCGCGATTTGATGAAACTCTTCAATAATTCCTTCTTTATTCTGAGAATCTACATTTCTTACACTTGAGATCTCTAATGTAAGCTTTTCAATTTCTTCTTCAGAAAGATGCTTGTAAACCGATGCGGCTGCGTCAGGACCTAGAGAAATCAGAAGGAGGGCGGCTTTTTGCTTGCCTGTCAATTTGCTTGCTCGTTTAACCATTTATGAGTAACCTCCTATTCTTCCGTCAGCCATGATCTGAGCAGTTTGGCAAAGTCCTCCGGTTTATCCCGCGCCATTTTTTCAAGCTGCTTTCTCCTGACATCCCCTTCGCTTTCAGGTGCATCATTTACATCAGGAAGAATCATTTTCTCCTGATAAAATATTTCCTCTTCTTCCGGTTCAGCTGGTTCTTTTCTATTTCTTTTAAACAGTAAAACCAGAAGAATCGCAATGACAAGGAGCATTACGCCTCCTGCGATATATAGCCATAACGGGATTGAACGGGCCGTTTCAGGATCCATTGTCTGTTTTCCGGCAAACGGCTGAACAGATACAGAAATCTTTTCCTCTATTTGTTCAGCAGTTAATGGCTCAGTCTGAGGATCTTTGTCGATGGAAGTCCGGACAATTGATCCAAGAAGCTGCTGGATGTCTGCGACGCTTTGTGCAGGCAGAGAGGCTGGGTCATCTGCAGTAGGCGGTTCAACCATGACCTGTATGCCCAGATCCCTGATTCTGTATGGACTTTCTGTAATTTCTTTTTTCACACGATTGACTTCATTATTGATTCGTTCTTCTACTTTTTCATAATCTCCTGAACCTTCGCCCTGAACGGCTTCATATCCGGGAACATCATCTTCTCCCGTCCCGGTTACTCCGCCTGCACCGGCACCCTCTCCGCTGTAGGTTTCTGTAATCCGTTCAACGCTCACGGCCAAACCTTCATTGTTTTCTTCATCAGCTGCTTCGACAAGATTTTCTTCCCGCTTTTCCTGAGTGAAATCAAGATCTGCAGTGACCGAAACCACAACTTTATCCTGGCCCATCATCGTTCCGAGCATTTTCTGAACTTGCCGCTGTATGTCTTTTTCAATCTTCGACTTCAAATCGTGCTGGGAACTGATGTTTTCGGCAAGCGGCATATTTTCATCACTTTTCAAATCAAAATACTCAAAATTCTGATCCATGATGACGATATTATCAGTGGATAATCCCGGAACACTCTTTGATACTAAATGGTACAAAGCATTCACGTTGGCCTGATCGAGCTGAACTCCAGGTTTTGTGTTGAGCACAATAGATGCAGTGGCTGTACCGTTGTCCTCACTGACAAAAACTGATTCTTTCGGTAGATTGATCATGACCTTTGCATCATCAACCCCCTCGATCCCCTTCATCAGGTTCGAAAGCTCTGTCTGAGTCGCCTTCAGTTTTAAAACATCAAATTCATTATCGGTCATCCCAAATCCAATGTTCTGTCCGAAAAAGGAATAATCAATGACCCCGCTGTTTGGTATGCCCTCTGCTGCAAGCTCCACTTTCAGCGTGTCGGTCAT is from Bacillus sp. FSL H8-0547 and encodes:
- the fliJ gene encoding flagellar export protein FliJ, with the translated sequence MKYAYRFQKILELKEMEKDQSLEAYQLSVADFEKAAEKLYTCLKKKEVLEEKTLFQLNSGMPVQEIRHFQQFVSNLEKTISHYQNLTAAARERMNEKQQVLTEKNIEVKKYEKMKEKHREVYVRWVKDTEIKSMDDLSVQSYAVRGN
- the fliG gene encoding flagellar motor switch protein FliG → MVKRASKLTGKQKAALLLISLGPDAAASVYKHLSEEEIEKLTLEISSVRNVDSQNKEGIIEEFHQIAMAQEFISQGGISYAKQILEKALGEERASSIIHRLTSSLQVKPFDFARKADPAQIFNFIQGEHPQTIALILSYLDPVQSGQILSGLPHQQQADIAIRIAKMDRTSPEIINEVEQVLERKLSSAVTQDYTQTGGVEAVVEVLNGVDRSTEKTILDSLEIQDPELAEEIKKRMFVFEDIVTLDSRAIQRVIRDVENEDLMLSLKVASEEVKEIVFKNMSKRMADTFKEEMEFMGPVRLRDVEEAQSRIVSVIRRLEDAGEIVIARGGGDDVIV
- the fliI gene encoding flagellar protein export ATPase FliI yields the protein MKAADLLLKIDSMDSFKIYGKVSKVIGLMIESKGPESSIGDLCYIHTGTSKEMKIAAEVVGFRDEYVLLMPFEHVNQISPGSLVEATNEPLKIKAGMGLIGQTVDAFGLPFNQSPLPKGLTPISAEQNPPNPMNRPPINETMEVGVRVIDSLLTVGKGQRVGIFAGSGVGKSTLLGMIARNTKADLNVIALIGERGREVREFIEKDLGEEGLKRSIIVAATSDQPALMRLKASYTATAIAEYFRDKGLNVMLMMDSVTRVAMAQREIGLAAGEPPTTKGYTPSVFAVLPKLLERTGTNEHGSITAFYTVLVDGDDLNEPISDTVRGILDGHIVLDRNLANKGQFPAVNVLKSISRVMSQIVPAEQKKNASKLRDLLAVYLNSEDLINIGAYKRGTSREIDEAIRYYPKILSFLKQDVHEKISFEQSAEYLQSLIEIGDNT
- the fliF gene encoding flagellar basal-body MS-ring/collar protein FliF — encoded protein: MNQKVTEFRMKTRQFWNERSKAQKGFMIGGAAALLLFAVIAGYMAANPKLVPLYRDLSPNETGQIKETLDSQGIQSKITDNGSTIMVPAEMTDTLKVELAAEGIPNSGVIDYSFFGQNIGFGMTDNEFDVLKLKATQTELSNLMKGIEGVDDAKVMINLPKESVFVSEDNGTATASIVLNTKPGVQLDQANVNALYHLVSKSVPGLSTDNIVIMDQNFEYFDLKSDENMPLAENISSQHDLKSKIEKDIQRQVQKMLGTMMGQDKVVVSVTADLDFTQEKREENLVEAADEENNEGLAVSVERITETYSGEGAGAGGVTGTGEDDVPGYEAVQGEGSGDYEKVEERINNEVNRVKKEITESPYRIRDLGIQVMVEPPTADDPASLPAQSVADIQQLLGSIVRTSIDKDPQTEPLTAEQIEEKISVSVQPFAGKQTMDPETARSIPLWLYIAGGVMLLVIAILLVLLFKRNRKEPAEPEEEEIFYQEKMILPDVNDAPESEGDVRRKQLEKMARDKPEDFAKLLRSWLTEE
- the fliH gene encoding flagellar assembly protein FliH; this encodes MSNLIKSDRAAAEQGKKAIILRTVLSAPAEKINPEMVMHQAKADADQLLEHARVQADRILKQAQDEQEKWISEKKQQELEAREEGFQAGFEAGRQESLQQYSSFLSEAKTIVDQAKEDYIEKVSQSEDTIINLAVKLSEKIMFIKLEEHPACFAELVKKALHEVREHPEIKVFVNPLYYSRLLKQKSELEDVLLSRADLFIYPDESLQEGSCVIESPAGTMDAGVDAQLNQLKKSMLQLIGED